CGTGGACAACGTTCGCTCTGCGGGTGTTGACCAGTTGGGTCTGCTGACCGAACAGCGTAAACAGGGAACTCCGCCACCGGCGGCTGCGACCACACCTACGCCGTCGGGCGACTAAGGAGTTTTTTATGGCAATGGGAGTTAGTGGTGGCGGTGGCGGTCAGAACGCCGACATGAACGTCACCCCGTTGATTGACGTGCTGCTGGTGCTGCTGATCATCTTCATGGTCATCACGCCACTCACGCCGAAAGGTCTGGACGCGCTGGTACCTCAGCCGCCCAAGGACCCGACAAAACAGTCTGACCCCTCCGATCGTACGATCGTGGTTCAGGCCCTTAAAGCCGGAAGCGGTGTTGCCTACAAGATCAATCAGGACGATGTCACGATTGAAAACTTGCAGGGCCGCCTCTCCGACATTTTCAAGACCCGCGCCGAAAAGGTCATGTTCGTGAAGGCGGATAACGATCTCCCCTTCCAGACCGTGGCCCAGGTAATCGATCTCGCTCACCTTGCCGACCCCGATATCAAGGTCGGTTTGATGACAGCGGCCGTCGAGGCAGGTCAGTAAAGGCTTTACCCCTCAGAACTTCGGGAGATGCGGCAGGCCTAAAACGTCTGCCGCATTGCCTCCCGGATTGTTACAATCCAGAGTTCCCGGT
The genomic region above belongs to Terriglobales bacterium and contains:
- a CDS encoding biopolymer transporter ExbD, whose translation is MAMGVSGGGGGQNADMNVTPLIDVLLVLLIIFMVITPLTPKGLDALVPQPPKDPTKQSDPSDRTIVVQALKAGSGVAYKINQDDVTIENLQGRLSDIFKTRAEKVMFVKADNDLPFQTVAQVIDLAHLADPDIKVGLMTAAVEAGQ